A single window of Watersipora subatra chromosome 9, tzWatSuba1.1, whole genome shotgun sequence DNA harbors:
- the LOC137404448 gene encoding transmembrane protein 216-like — protein MAPPGVAQSKGGVFKPSLSSPQWQIFLYLHAYYMAALILAEFLIYIWKVSILPYPDGIIVFDVVLLLLIGLMEVGRIFWGMKGNLTERRLACFISIAMSVTSLCGALYFVLWQTYVLMLEFILLAIHMSFVVLETIFGIVTFSGILKSVPP, from the exons ATGGCCCCACCAGGTGTTGCGCAGTCAAAAG gcGGAGTCTTCAAGCCTTCT CTCTCATCACCACAATGgcagatatttctctacctccATGCCTATTACATGGCAGCTCTCATTCTGGCAGAGTTTCTAATTTACATCTGGAAAG TATCGATTCTGCCCTATCCAGATGGTATCATTGTATTTGACGTTGTGTTACTGTTGCTCATTGGTCTAATGGAAGTTGGACGCATTTTTTGGG GTATGAAAGGGAATCTAACAGAACGAAGACTGGCTTGTTTCATATCCATAGCTATGTCAGTGACCTCTCTGTGCGGAGCTCTATATTTTGTGCTCTGGCAGACTTATGTACTTATGCTAGAATTCATACTCTTAGCAATACACATGTCATTTGTTGTTCTCGAAACAATATTTGGAATTGTTACCTTTTCTGGGATACTAAAATCTGTTCCTCCTTGA